The stretch of DNA GAGACTCGACCGCCGCCGCGTACCCTTCCTGCATCGAGCCGCAGTAGTCGGGAGTGGAAGCCCGCACGACGGGCACCGCGTCGAATCCGGGATTCTCCTCCCGGAACTGCGCGATCGCGCTGCGGACATCGTCGCCCATCGTCTCGGTCAGCCCGGACGTCATCACACCCACTATCCCGGGCCGGAACTTTGAGATCACCCTTCCGATCCCCGCTTTCAGGTTTCCCCAGCCGCCGAAGATCGCGGCGTCCTCGCTCATCGACGTGGAGTTCAGGGCGATCGGCTCCTTGAAGTGACGGGAGAGCTGCAGCCGGATGAACGTGGAGCAGCCCTGGGCCCCGTGGAGCAGCCCGAGCATCCGGTCGACGCCGAGATACGCCAGGGTGGCGCCGAGCGCGGGGGAGTTCTTCTGCGGGTTCACCGACGCCGGCTTGGAGGGAACCTTGACGCGCGACGCGGAAAGGTCCTCGGAAAGCAGCGACTCCGCGTGCGAAGCGGCGGCGCCGGCCAGGGCTGCGCCTTCCTCCCCTTCCCACGGGGCAGGACGGTCGATCGCCGGCCAGATGGGACTGTTGACCGTCAGGTCGAGCTGCCGCGCGAAGGTGACCATCCCCTCGTACCCCGCATACGGGTAGGACCGGCCGTGGTTGATGTCGAGGAACGGCGTCTTCGTCTTGAGCGCGAGGAACTTCGTCTTGCCGCCCGCGACGACCAGGTCGGGCATTTTCTCCGACATGACCGCCAGCAGCCCCGCGGAGGAGGTGTCGTCGATGATCCGGGCGTCCGCGCGCATGAGCGCCTTCATCCGGTGGAAGTCCTCCAGCGTCGAGTTCTGCGTCCCGGCCGCCAGCACCTCCACCCCGAGCTCCCGCAGCGCGCTGACCATCGACCAGGTCTTGACCCCCCCGGTGAACAGCACCGCACGCTTCCCCTCCAGGCGGGCCCTGTAGGGGGCGATCCGCTCCCGGCAGCGCGCCTCCTCCTCCCCGATCAGCTTCTCCACGCGGTCGCGCATGGAGGTGTCGTCGGCTCCTCCGCACGAAAGGTCGAGCATCCGGGCGATGTCGCGAAGCGCCTTCGCCGTGTCGGCCATCCCGTAGAACGACTCCTCGATGTACTCCATCCCGTACCGCAGCTTCATCTTCCGGGCGAGGTTCGTGAGCGACTTGGAGCAGACGATGACGTTGAGCTTCGCCCGGTGGGCGTACCGGAGCTCCTCGAATTTCGCGTCGCCGCTGATGCACGACAGGATACGGATCCCCAGCCGCTCGAACAGCGGCCGGATCCCCCACAGGTCGCCGGCGATGTTGTACTCGCCGATCAGATTGATGTCGTACGGCGTGACCGCTTCCGGCTCGGCGGTCCCGATGACCCGGTGGAACAGCAGCTCGCCCGCCAGTCGGTTGCCGATGTTCTTGTCGCCGATGAAGCCGGGCGTGTTCACCGGGATGACGGGGATCGGCACCTCGCCCGAGACCGCCCTGCAGACCGCCTCGATGTCGTCGCCGGTCATCGCCGTGACGCAGGTGGCGTAGACGAAGATCGCCTTCGCCTCGCCCGCATAACGATCCGCGAGGTCCAGGATCGCCCGGCGCAGCTTCTTCTCCCCGCCGAACACCACGTCGTTCTCGAGCATCTCGGTGGTGAAGCCCCGGCGGTACAACTGGGAGCCGGAGGATCGCGCCCCCCGGTTGTCCCAGGAGTTTCCGGCGCACGCGATGGGGCCGTGCACCAGGTGGATCGCGTCGGTGACCGGCATCAGCACCACGCGCGCGCCGTCGAACGCGCAGGAGCGCTCCGTCCCCTCGCCCGGCTCCGACTTCCGGCAGAACTTCGGGGCGCCCTTCTCCTGCGTATCGCATTCCGGAGCGTCGTAGTAATCCGGCCTCGCCATCGGTTCGCCCTCTACCGCATCATCTCGAAGAAGCGCTCCTCGCACGTCTCGTCCTTGATATCGAGGAACTTGTTGCAGATGTCCGTGAGCATGTTGACCGCGCCCCGGTACCCGATCCGCGGGTAGCGGTGCAGGTTCACGCGGTCGAACACCGGGAAGCCGAACCGGAAGAGCGGGATCTTCGCCTCGCGCGCGGCGAACTTCCCGTGCGTGTCGCCGATCAGCGCGTCCACCGGCTCGGAGAACAGGAGACTGCGCAGGTGCCACAGATCCTTGTTCATCCAGGTCTTCCCCTTTTTCCCGTAGGGGGAGGCGGCCAGCAGCGCCTGCAGCTCCTTCTCCAGCTTCTTGCTCCCCTTGCTGCACAGGATGTGGACCGGCTCCGCGCCCATCTCGAGCAGGAACGAAACGTAGCCAGCCAGATAGTCCGGGTCTCCGTAGAGGGCGAACCGCTTCCCGTGGATGTACTGGTGGGCGTCGGTCATGGCGTCCACCGCCCGCCCGCGCTCGGCCCGCAGTGAATCCGGGACCGGCTTCCCGGACAGCTCCGACAGCTTCATCAGGAACGCGTCGGTCTTCGCGATCCCGAACGGCGTCGGGATCGAGGCGTGGCTGCCGGCGAAATTGTCCTTGATCCAGGCGAACGTCTTGGAAGCCGCATAAGGAGCCACGGTCAGCGTCGCCTTCCCGTTGATCGCGTCGGCCGCGTCCTCGAGCTTCGTGCCGCCCGCGTACATGCGGTACGCGCCGTCGAGCGGCGAGTCGAAGGTGTCGGAAATGTCGGCGAGGAAGGTGTAAGGAATCCCGAACTCCTCGAAGATCCGCTTGTACTCCCGGTAGTTGCCGGTGTTGAAATCGCATCCGGCGATAAAATTGAGCTTCCCGGTGCAGCGCCCCTCGACCGCCTTCCCCTCCGTCAGCGTCTGGAGGATGGAGAGCAGCATGGCGTCGTAGCCGTGGACGTGGGAACCGTTGAAGCTCGGGGTGTTGGCGTACGGAACCGGGAGGCCGGCCGGGAGGGACCCTTTCTGCCGCGCGTTCTTTATGAAGGCGGTCAGGTCGTCGCCGATGACCTCGGGCATGCAGGAGGTGAACACCGCCAGCATCTTCGGCTTGTACAGCGCGACGGCGTTCTCCAGCCCCTCGTGCAGATTGTTCTGCCCCCCGAACACCGCGCCGTCCTCGGTCATCGCGTCGGAGACGGCCTGCGCCGGCTCCCGGAAGTGCCGGTTGAACGTGGAGCGGTAGTACGAGGCGCAGCCCTGCGACCCGTGGACGAAGGGGAGCGTCCCCTCGAAGCCGTGGGCGGCGAGCTCCGCGCCCAGCGGCTGGCACGCGTGCGCGGGATTGATCACCAGCGCCTGCCGGGCGAAGTTCTTCTCGCGGTACTCCTCCGTGCGGGTCCAGGCCGCCACGCGCTCGACTTCTTCCATGCCGGGCTCCGTGAGCGGCTTCACTTCCAGTCCGAGGTAGTTCGACACGGCGCCTCTCCTTTCAGAACGGTGACTTGACGAGCGACCACGTGGGGCTGTTGACCGCCATGTCGACGTCGCGCGCGAAGATCGGGAATCCGGTGT from Thermodesulfobacteriota bacterium encodes:
- a CDS encoding bifunctional nitrogenase iron-molybdenum cofactor biosynthesis protein NifEN, which gives rise to MARPDYYDAPECDTQEKGAPKFCRKSEPGEGTERSCAFDGARVVLMPVTDAIHLVHGPIACAGNSWDNRGARSSGSQLYRRGFTTEMLENDVVFGGEKKLRRAILDLADRYAGEAKAIFVYATCVTAMTGDDIEAVCRAVSGEVPIPVIPVNTPGFIGDKNIGNRLAGELLFHRVIGTAEPEAVTPYDINLIGEYNIAGDLWGIRPLFERLGIRILSCISGDAKFEELRYAHRAKLNVIVCSKSLTNLARKMKLRYGMEYIEESFYGMADTAKALRDIARMLDLSCGGADDTSMRDRVEKLIGEEEARCRERIAPYRARLEGKRAVLFTGGVKTWSMVSALRELGVEVLAAGTQNSTLEDFHRMKALMRADARIIDDTSSAGLLAVMSEKMPDLVVAGGKTKFLALKTKTPFLDINHGRSYPYAGYEGMVTFARQLDLTVNSPIWPAIDRPAPWEGEEGAALAGAAASHAESLLSEDLSASRVKVPSKPASVNPQKNSPALGATLAYLGVDRMLGLLHGAQGCSTFIRLQLSRHFKEPIALNSTSMSEDAAIFGGWGNLKAGIGRVISKFRPGIVGVMTSGLTETMGDDVRSAIAQFREENPGFDAVPVVRASTPDYCGSMQEGYAAAVESLLDTLAEGGETIPGQVTLLPGSHLTPADVDEIREIVESFGLSAIVVPDLSGALDGHVDDAVSPLSTGGIPVEEIRKAGRSQATLFVGDSLAKAALSLRERFGILAYGFSSLTGLREVDRLMAALCGISGRPVPERERKRRSRLVDAMADSHYQFGGKRVALALEADLLIGMTRFLASMGCEIQTAISATRTRGLDALPCGSVFVGDLEDLETAARGADLLVANSNGRQAAAKLGIRSHLRAGLPVFDRLGAHQKVWAGYRGTMNLVFEAANLFQAAAGGGREHAHN
- the nifK gene encoding nitrogenase molybdenum-iron protein subunit beta, which codes for MSNYLGLEVKPLTEPGMEEVERVAAWTRTEEYREKNFARQALVINPAHACQPLGAELAAHGFEGTLPFVHGSQGCASYYRSTFNRHFREPAQAVSDAMTEDGAVFGGQNNLHEGLENAVALYKPKMLAVFTSCMPEVIGDDLTAFIKNARQKGSLPAGLPVPYANTPSFNGSHVHGYDAMLLSILQTLTEGKAVEGRCTGKLNFIAGCDFNTGNYREYKRIFEEFGIPYTFLADISDTFDSPLDGAYRMYAGGTKLEDAADAINGKATLTVAPYAASKTFAWIKDNFAGSHASIPTPFGIAKTDAFLMKLSELSGKPVPDSLRAERGRAVDAMTDAHQYIHGKRFALYGDPDYLAGYVSFLLEMGAEPVHILCSKGSKKLEKELQALLAASPYGKKGKTWMNKDLWHLRSLLFSEPVDALIGDTHGKFAAREAKIPLFRFGFPVFDRVNLHRYPRIGYRGAVNMLTDICNKFLDIKDETCEERFFEMMR